The proteins below come from a single Parageobacillus toebii NBRC 107807 genomic window:
- the hfq gene encoding RNA chaperone Hfq produces MKNSINIQDQFLNQLRKDGTQVTVFLLNGYQLKGYIKGFDNFTVLLEVQGKQQLIYKHAISTFAPEKNVQFETE; encoded by the coding sequence ATGAAAAATTCCATTAACATTCAAGACCAGTTTTTAAATCAGTTGCGCAAAGATGGAACACAAGTCACCGTATTTTTGCTAAATGGCTATCAGCTAAAGGGTTACATCAAAGGGTTTGACAATTTTACCGTTTTGTTGGAAGTCCAAGGAAAGCAGCAGCTTATTTATAAGCATGCGATTTCTACGTTCGCGCCGGAAAAAAACGTTCAGTTTGAAACAGAATAA